CAACGTTGCTCCGCCGATCTACCGTTACCCTGACCTAGTCGTGAGCTGTGATGAGCGCGACCGAACTGCCGTCAACGCCATTCATTACCCCAAACTCATCGTCGAAGTGCTCTCCCCTGGAACAGAAGCTTTTGACCGGGGGAACAAGTTCAAGGAATACCGTAGCCTGCCAAGCTTAGAAGAATATGTCCTGATCAGTTCCACGCAAATCGGCGTTGAGATCTACCGTCGGGGTGAAGGGCGGCTGTGGCTTTACTACCCCTATCAGGATGGAGATACGCTCAAGCTGGAGAGCATAGGATTTGAGTTGCCTATTGCCCTCCTTTATGATGCGGTTCAATTGGAGAGCTGAGTCTTAGCAAAGGTCAGACGGGCTAAGCTTAAGCAGAGGGCGGAGAGAGCCGCCAAACTAGCAGCATCCCGTCCTATCCTCACTAACATCATTAGACCAAACAGAATTTAGCCTAGGTTCATGAGGCTTTACCGATGGTTTACAGCCCTGCTGGGAAAAAACCCTTACAGTAGACCTGGAGCAATAGCTCTGTATGGGTATTTCTTATAACTGAAGCAGCCCCGGCAGTCTTTCTACTGGGGTTATAAATTCTCTCCGTAGGCATGGTTCGCTTTGTGGCAGGCCCGCTATACTGATGTACTAATTGTTATCCCCTTTCCCTTTGACCATGTCAGCCTCGAAGCTCAACCGCCTGATTGAATACCTAAAAGAGACGCTGGCAGTGCCAACCGATGCGATCGCACTGGGACTGCGCCAAGCAGGTCAGGCAACGAATCTGCTGCCGATGGTGCTGTGGCAGTATGGGCTGATCAGCACCCGGCAACTCAACCAAGTCTTTGACTGGATGGAGCACCCGTAAACTAAGGCACCTCATAATCTCGCTGCCGCTTTTCCCCTGCAGGTTTAGGCTGACGCGGTAGCACCTACTTCGCGGCCTATCCTCTGCCGCCTCAATCTGCTCTGGCTCCCTAGTGATGT
This sequence is a window from Pseudanabaena sp. FACHB-2040. Protein-coding genes within it:
- a CDS encoding Uma2 family endonuclease — translated: MIATAQPQKMSVEAYLEWEPCQELRYEYVNGEVYAMTGGSLPHNDIAVNLLTALYPHIRAQGCRINIADAKVNVAPPIYRYPDLVVSCDERDRTAVNAIHYPKLIVEVLSPGTEAFDRGNKFKEYRSLPSLEEYVLISSTQIGVEIYRRGEGRLWLYYPYQDGDTLKLESIGFELPIALLYDAVQLES
- a CDS encoding DUF2949 domain-containing protein; translated protein: MSASKLNRLIEYLKETLAVPTDAIALGLRQAGQATNLLPMVLWQYGLISTRQLNQVFDWMEHP